The segment CATCGCATGGAGCGGCAATTAACTAAGTATGCACCACGATGATGCATAGAAAGGTTTCAGCGTTATGGTTCGCGTCCAGGTTGATAGCATACGCTTTAGTCTACTCACACAACAACGGATTGTTGTCCTGCGGGAACTTAACAGCCGTCGCTATGTGACAATCTGGATCGGCCCGTTTGAAGCCGATGCAATTGCACTAGCCGTCCAAGGCCACGAGCCACCACGCCCAATGACCCACGATCTGCTTTTGGCAACCGTCAAAGCACTGGGCGGCACGATTCGCGAAGTTGTGGTTAGCGATTTCCGCGATAGCACCTTCTTTGCACGCTTAGTTGTCGATAATAACGGCCAAGCCATCGAGCTTGATTCACGTTCGAGCGATGCAATTGCCCTGGCAGTTCGCGCTGAAGCCCCCATTTTCGTGGCCGACCATGTGATGGATGAATTGGGCCATATGATGGACGACCAAGACGAAAGCGAAGATATTCCGACAACATCGGTTTCGCAGGCTGAACCTGAGGCTGCCCCCACCACCGATGAAGAAGAGCTTTCGATCTTCCGTAAATTCATCGACTCAATCGATCCTGAATCGGATCAATAGCTCGCCTGTAGCCCGCTCCTTTGGCCTCAACTGATACTTCAGTTGGGGCTTTTTTGTGCCCAAATTTAGGGCTTGGATTGTCCACATGTTTCCACAGCTATCCACAGGCTCATGAGCCGATCATGCTATCCAGAGGTTTTCCACCGAGTTATCAGCAGCTTTTCCACATATCGTCCACGCGGCATGCCTACTATATCTAGGGCCATGCAACTAAACTCTGTCCTAGATTTAGCGTTATCCCCGTTTATTCGCCAGTTATCCCCAAAGTTATCCACAAAATGGGGATAACTAGCCTGTTGGTGTGGAAAACTCGCCGTCATGTGGACAATCATGGGGAAAGCATGTGCGCCGATCGTGCACAACAATCCACAACATGAGCTAATCCCCAAACCCATGGGGAACATGGGGAAACTCTTCCACGATCTATCCCGATCAATCATGCGCCACTACAACAACATGAAACGCGATCTTT is part of the Chloroflexota bacterium genome and harbors:
- a CDS encoding bifunctional nuclease family protein is translated as MVRVQVDSIRFSLLTQQRIVVLRELNSRRYVTIWIGPFEADAIALAVQGHEPPRPMTHDLLLATVKALGGTIREVVVSDFRDSTFFARLVVDNNGQAIELDSRSSDAIALAVRAEAPIFVADHVMDELGHMMDDQDESEDIPTTSVSQAEPEAAPTTDEEELSIFRKFIDSIDPESDQ